CTAAAAATGGAAAACTAAATGTTGAAATTTTAAAAGGTCAAGAGTCTTTTAGAATTAAATCATTTGTAAAATCAAATATTTGGGTTTTGTTACCAGCGGGAAAATCAAAATTTAAGAAGGGAGATATCGTTGATTGCTTTTTCCCCAACCTTTCAAATCAAAATTTAGTTTAGAAACGTATTTTTGTTGTAGAAAATTCTATTTACAATTAGATTTCTCATTATGTTAGAGTTAAGAAATCCAAGAATAGCCATTCCTGTTGTACTTTTTGCCGGTCTGTTGTGGTCGTTTGGTCCATTAGTGGTTCGATACATGGATAATCCGCAATTGGCACCTTGGCAGTATATTTTTGGCAGAGGTTTAACAATTTTCATCCTTTTAAATCTTTATTTATTTTTCGAGGAAGGAAAAAATTTTTACAAAAACTATTATAAAATCGGTTTATCTGGAGTAATCGGTGGATCTGGATTGGGGATCGCTATGATTACATTTATTTATTCAATTACAAATACTAGTGCTGCAGTTACTTTGCTTTGTTTAGCAGCAATGCCTTTTTTTACAGCATTATTGGCATTTTTATTTTTACAAGAAAAAATTTCTCTTAATGTTTGGATATCGATAATAATTGCAACAGTTGGTATCATTATTATGGCATTTGGAAATACTGGCGAAAAATCATTAATTGGTTTTGTATTTGGTTTAACTTCTTCAATAGGTTTCTCAGTTTTTTCTGTAACGCTTAGATGGAGAAAAGAAACACCAAAATTCACAACAGTAGCTTTTGCAGGTTTCTTTTGTTTTGTGTTTGCAACAATTATGATTTTATCAAACAACTTAGTTTTCTTTTCATCTAGCTATAATGGAGCTTTATTTTCTTTGCATGGGACACTAGTTTGTTTTGGTTTAATCTTATATTCAATTGGATCTAAAGCGATACCAGCAGCAGAATTGACTTTATTATCTTTAACTGAAGTTGTAGGTGGAATTTTTTGGGTTTGGTTGCCATTATTTGGTATTAATGAAGTACCATCCACAAATACAATAATCGGAGGCTTTTTTCTTTTTGTATCTATATTTTATTACAGTTTAATAATGAGATGGAACAAAAGATATATAGCATTAAATTAATATGGAACGACCAGATTTTTTTGAACTTAAAAACGGTGAAAAAGTAAAATTACCATTTACCGATAAAGAATATAACGATCGAGTAAGTAAACTTAGATCAGTGATGGACCAAAATGGTCTCGATATGGTTATCTTAACATCTATGCATAACGTTGCATATTACACCGGATTTATTTATTGCTCCTTTGGTAGACCATACGGATGTGTGATTACTCAAAATAAAATTTCAACAATTTCAGCTAACATTGATGCAAGTCAACCATGGCGTAGATCCCATTGCGATAACGTTATTTATACTGATTGGAAAAGGGATAATTTTTTAAGAGCCATTGTTTCAATCATTGGGAGAGATGAACCTCCAAAAAATATTGGAATTGAAAATGATCATGTCACGTTAGATATGAGGGAAAAAATAGGGTCTATTTTTACTTTCTCAGTGTTTAGCGATGTTTCAAAAGATCTAATGAAACTTAGAATGATTAAATCGAACGAAGAAATAGAGATCATTAGAAATGGCGCAAGAATTGCAGACATTGGTGGTGAAGAAATAGTTAAAAATATTAGAGAAAATAATACGGAGATCGAAGTAGCAATAGCTGCAAGAGATAGAATGGAAAGAGAGATTGTTAAAAGTTATCCAGGCGCAGAGTACATGGATACTTGGGTGTGGTTTCAATCAGGTATCAATACAGATGGAGCTCACAATCCAAAGACTAATAGAAAATTAGTTAAAGGAGATATTTTATCTTTAAATACTTTTCCAATGATCTCAGGATACTACACTGCACTAGAGAGAACTTTATTTTTAGATCATGCCGATGATGCTTCTCTTAAAGCTTGGGAGGCAAATGTTAAAGTTCATAAAAGAGGATTAGAATTAATTAAACCAGGTGTTAAATGTTCAGATATTTGTCATGAGCTAAATGAATTATTTGCCGAGCTTGGTTATCTTCAGTATCGAACATTTGGTTACGGACATTCATTTGGTATGCTTTCACACTTTTATGGAAGAGAAGCTGGTTTAGAATTAAGAGAAGATATTGATACTGTTCTTGAGGAAAATATGGTGGTGTCTATGGAGCCAATGATAATGATCCCAGAAGGTAATCCTGGTGCAGGTGGATATAGAGAACACGATATTTTGGTGATTGGTAAAGATGGAACAGAAAATATTACAAAATTTCCTTTCGGCCCTGAGCATAATATTATAAAAAACTAATCTTTATGAGCGAGAATAAAACTATTGTTAATAGTTGGAACGAGTGGGATCCATTAAAACATGTAATTGTTGGAAGAGCGGATGGAACTTGTATTCCAGCACCAGAACCAGCATTAGATGCAAAAGTTCCAGAAGATAGTGATATGCGAGGTCAGTTTGGACCAAGAACAAAAGATACTGTCGATAAAGCAAATGAATTATTAGATAACTTTTCAAACATGCTTGAAAAAAGAGGCATTAAAGTTGATCGACCCACACCAATAGATTTTAATCAAAAAACATCAACACCTGATTGGGAAGCAGAAACCATGTTTGGCTGTATGCCTCCAAGAGATGTTTTGTTAACAGTAGGAAACGAAATTTTAGAAGCTACAATGAGTTATCGTTGTCGTTGGTTTGAATATTTATGTTACCGACCACTTCTAAAAGATTATTATAATCAAGATCCTAATATGAGACACGAGTCTGCTCCAAAACCAAGATTAACGGATGCAGATTACAGAAAAGATTATTTATCAGATAAAATTGGTGTTCAAAAAAGATTAGAGTGGACTGAAAAAAAATATTTTGTAACCACTGAAGAAGAACCATTATTTGATGCAGCAGATGTATTGAGATTTGGGAAAGACTTGGTTGTACAACATGGATTCACAACAAATTTAAAAGGAATTGATTGGCTAAAGAGACATTATAAAGATCACAGAGTTCATGCTGTTAACTTCCCAGGTGATCCTTATCCAATTCATATTGATGCAACTTTTACCCCAATTAAAGAGGGTTTAATTATCAATAACCCACAAAGAAGACTTCCTAAGGAACAAAGAAAATTATTTGAAGACAATGGTTGGGAAATCGTAGACAGCGCACAGCCAGCACATAACGAACCACCGCCATTATGTTATTCATCAACTTGGCTATCAATGAATGTTTTAGTTTTAGATCCTAAAACTGTATGTGTCGAAAAAAGTGAAAAATACCAAGCTGAACAATTAGATAAATTAGGAATGGAAGTTATACCAGTAGAACTTAGAGATGCCTACGCTTTTGGTGGGGGTTTACACTGTTGTACTGCAGATGTTTATCGAGAGGGTGAACTTAAAGATTACTTTCCAAAACAATAATTATGGCAAAAATTAAAATAAAAAGAGAGCGAGTTAAATTCGCTTCTGATAATGTTGCAGGTGCCTGTCCCGAGGTATTAGATGCAATTTTAAAAGCCAATGAAGGAGATAGTACTCCTTATGGAAATGATCCAATCTCAACAGAGTTACAAGATAAGTTTTCAGAAATATTTGAAAAAGAAGTAATTGTTTTTCCTACTGCCTCAGGAACAGCTGCTAATGCTTTAGCATTATCTACAATGACACCTTCTTATGGAAACATTTATTGTCATAAGATGTCTCATATAAATACCGATGAATGTGGTGCACCTGAATTTTATACAGGAGGAGGAAAGTTGGTTCCTTTAAATGGAATAATGGGAAAAATAACTGCAGAGGAGTTGGATCAATCGATAGGTGGAAAAGGAATTGTTCATCATACTCAACCTTCATCAGTTAGCATTACTCAGGTTTGTGAAACAGGTGAAGTTTATCAATTAGATGAAATAAAAAAAATTGCAGAAATCACCCATAAACATAATCTAAATTTACATATGGATGGAGCAAGGTTTGCTAATGCACTGGTTTCTTTAAATGTAACTCCTGCCGAAATGACATGGAAATCAGGGGTTGATGTATTGTCATTTGGAGCAACTAAAAATGGATGTTTAGCAGCTGAAGCAATTATATTTTTTAAGAAAGAATTAGTAGGGGACATTGCTTTTTTAATGAAACGAGCAGGGCATTTGTTATCTAAAATGCGTTTTGTCTCTGCACAACTCGATGCATATATATCAAATGATGTTTGGTTGAGAAACGCAAAACACGCTAATGCAATGGGTAAAAAGTTAAGTGACGGTCTAAGTAAACATAATGATATTGAAATTGCTTATCCGACTGAGGCAAATGAAGTTTTTGCAAAATTTCCAAGAGAAAAAATAGAACATCTAAATTCTGAAGGTTATAAAATGAATGAAGAAGAATTAGATGGTAAAGCGGTAAGATTAGTTGCTGCTTGGAATACTAAAGATAGCGATGTTGATGAATTGTTAAATACAATTAAAGCTAACTAGGATTTTCTTTTAAAAACTCAATATATTTTATCACTTCATCATATTGTTCGTCAGGAATGTCTTTATAACTTGCGTTAAACTTACTCTTCACACAAATAGCAACATGAGCATAGGGGTTTCTTCCTTTAGGGTGATTTGGGTGGTCAGGTAATTGCCCCACCAAATAATCGCCAGCTTCCTGAATAAATTTCCACAGTTTACTTGCGTTTTCTTTATTCAAACTACTTCAATCCTTGTTTTATCTCTTCTGTGTCGAGTTAGTGTCGAGTTATCCTATAAAATCCTATAATTAATCTAAAGCTTTTTTTAGCGTACTTATTTTTTCCTCAACTTCAGCAATTGCTTTGTAGATTTCTTCTTTTTCAGCTTTGCTGATGGATGCTCCACCCGGACTGTTTTCTTGCATTGCCTTTTCTGTTACACCCATTAGTTTTCCTAATCTTTCTCCCATGTTTAGTAAGGTTCTCGAAATATCTGGTTTTAAATTACTTCCTTCTATTGCTTTATCCATAATGGCTTGGTGTACATCAAGTAAGGGATGACCTTTGTTTTTCTTCATTAATGCCACATCAATATTTATAGAATCCAAGTGAGATATGTTTCGATCTCCCTCTTTTGGATTAGCATATCTAGTGAAATGAACCTTTTCTCTTTTAGTATTTTCTAAAATTTCATTTTCTGAAAGTTGCTCTAATGCATAGTTTAGAGCTTGTTCAATTGATAAAAACTCTCTTGTTTGCTTTTTTGGCATATTTTTTTTGTACATATAAAGTCATCTTATGTACAGCAATAAAATATACTTTTTAGTATTTAAAAAGTAAAACTAAATCATTCATATCTTGATACCCCCGGGCTTCTCTCCCCGGGGGTTTTTTTTACCTAAATAATTTAATAAATTTTCCGTACATACAAAGTCACTTTATGTACAGCAATAAAATATACTTTTTAGTTTTTTGAAAGTAGAAAGATTTCATATTGTTTTGTTTTTCTTTCTAGTTACCCCCGGGCTTATCTCCCCCGGGGGTTTTTTTTAGATCAAATTTTAAGCTTAATTTTTTGTACATAAAAAAATTTTTTATGTACATCAATAAAGTAGAAAGAAAATTTTTAATAAATATTCTGATTTCATAACTAATTAACAACAAAAGAAAGGAAATAGTTATGGATAGGCAAATAAGCACGTTAGAAAATGTGGATATAAGAAATATATGGAATAATGAAGCTTCTGACTTCACTCCATGGTTAGCAGAAAATATTGATAGACTGGGAGATGTTATAGACATGGATCTAACAGTTATCGAAGAAGAAAAACCAGTTGGAGTATTTAGTGCTGACATATACTGCAAAGATGAAAATACTGAGAATAATGTTGTAATAGAAAATCAATTAGATACGAGTGACCACAAGCATTTAGGACAACTATTAACCTACGCAACAGGTTTAAATGCTAAATCAATAGTGTGGCTTAGTTCCGAATTTAAAGATGAACATAGAGCAGTATTAGATAGGTTAAATGAAATAACTGATCCAGATATTAATTTCTTTGGTATTAAAATTGAAGCTGTTAAAATTGGGAATTCAGATATTGCTGTTAATTTCAAAGTTATTAGTCAACCAAATGAGTGGATTAAAACTAGAAGTAACTATGGCTATAGATGTTCTGGAAAATTAACTCCTAGTAAAATCTTAAAACAGGATTTCTGGACTCATTTAAATAATAAAATTCAAAGCAAAGGTAGTTTTTTATCTACTCGAAAGCCAAGAGCTCAACATTATCATACTTTTAAACTTGGAAATGGAAAATCACATTTGTCTGGTTTGTTGAATAAAAGAGAAAAGTATGTAGCAGCTGAAGTTTATATACCTAAAGATCAAAGTTTATACGAGGCATTAAAACGAAATAAAACTGAGATCGAAAAGGAATTTGGAGAACCTTTAGATTGGCAAGATCTAGATGATAGTAAAGCTAGCAGAATTAAGGTCTTCAAATATAACTTCAATATTGAAAATCAAGATCAATGGGAAAGTAATTCTGATTGGTTAATAGATAGAGTTGAAAAACTGTATAAAGTTTTTTCACCTAGAATTAAACAGATCAATAACCCTGATAATCAATTTAGCATTAACTAATATGAAAAAATTATTAATAATTGTTGGTAC
Above is a genomic segment from Candidatus Pelagibacter sp. FZCC0015 containing:
- a CDS encoding DMT family transporter, producing the protein MLELRNPRIAIPVVLFAGLLWSFGPLVVRYMDNPQLAPWQYIFGRGLTIFILLNLYLFFEEGKNFYKNYYKIGLSGVIGGSGLGIAMITFIYSITNTSAAVTLLCLAAMPFFTALLAFLFLQEKISLNVWISIIIATVGIIIMAFGNTGEKSLIGFVFGLTSSIGFSVFSVTLRWRKETPKFTTVAFAGFFCFVFATIMILSNNLVFFSSSYNGALFSLHGTLVCFGLILYSIGSKAIPAAELTLLSLTEVVGGIFWVWLPLFGINEVPSTNTIIGGFFLFVSIFYYSLIMRWNKRYIALN
- a CDS encoding serine/threonine protein kinase is translated as MSENKTIVNSWNEWDPLKHVIVGRADGTCIPAPEPALDAKVPEDSDMRGQFGPRTKDTVDKANELLDNFSNMLEKRGIKVDRPTPIDFNQKTSTPDWEAETMFGCMPPRDVLLTVGNEILEATMSYRCRWFEYLCYRPLLKDYYNQDPNMRHESAPKPRLTDADYRKDYLSDKIGVQKRLEWTEKKYFVTTEEEPLFDAADVLRFGKDLVVQHGFTTNLKGIDWLKRHYKDHRVHAVNFPGDPYPIHIDATFTPIKEGLIINNPQRRLPKEQRKLFEDNGWEIVDSAQPAHNEPPPLCYSSTWLSMNVLVLDPKTVCVEKSEKYQAEQLDKLGMEVIPVELRDAYAFGGGLHCCTADVYREGELKDYFPKQ
- a CDS encoding threonine aldolase family protein — its product is MAKIKIKRERVKFASDNVAGACPEVLDAILKANEGDSTPYGNDPISTELQDKFSEIFEKEVIVFPTASGTAANALALSTMTPSYGNIYCHKMSHINTDECGAPEFYTGGGKLVPLNGIMGKITAEELDQSIGGKGIVHHTQPSSVSITQVCETGEVYQLDEIKKIAEITHKHNLNLHMDGARFANALVSLNVTPAEMTWKSGVDVLSFGATKNGCLAAEAIIFFKKELVGDIAFLMKRAGHLLSKMRFVSAQLDAYISNDVWLRNAKHANAMGKKLSDGLSKHNDIEIAYPTEANEVFAKFPREKIEHLNSEGYKMNEEELDGKAVRLVAAWNTKDSDVDELLNTIKAN
- a CDS encoding aminopeptidase P family protein, yielding MERPDFFELKNGEKVKLPFTDKEYNDRVSKLRSVMDQNGLDMVILTSMHNVAYYTGFIYCSFGRPYGCVITQNKISTISANIDASQPWRRSHCDNVIYTDWKRDNFLRAIVSIIGRDEPPKNIGIENDHVTLDMREKIGSIFTFSVFSDVSKDLMKLRMIKSNEEIEIIRNGARIADIGGEEIVKNIRENNTEIEVAIAARDRMEREIVKSYPGAEYMDTWVWFQSGINTDGAHNPKTNRKLVKGDILSLNTFPMISGYYTALERTLFLDHADDASLKAWEANVKVHKRGLELIKPGVKCSDICHELNELFAELGYLQYRTFGYGHSFGMLSHFYGREAGLELREDIDTVLEENMVVSMEPMIMIPEGNPGAGGYREHDILVIGKDGTENITKFPFGPEHNIIKN
- a CDS encoding DUF4268 domain-containing protein; amino-acid sequence: MDRQISTLENVDIRNIWNNEASDFTPWLAENIDRLGDVIDMDLTVIEEEKPVGVFSADIYCKDENTENNVVIENQLDTSDHKHLGQLLTYATGLNAKSIVWLSSEFKDEHRAVLDRLNEITDPDINFFGIKIEAVKIGNSDIAVNFKVISQPNEWIKTRSNYGYRCSGKLTPSKILKQDFWTHLNNKIQSKGSFLSTRKPRAQHYHTFKLGNGKSHLSGLLNKREKYVAAEVYIPKDQSLYEALKRNKTEIEKEFGEPLDWQDLDDSKASRIKVFKYNFNIENQDQWESNSDWLIDRVEKLYKVFSPRIKQINNPDNQFSIN